In Sorghum bicolor cultivar BTx623 chromosome 10, Sorghum_bicolor_NCBIv3, whole genome shotgun sequence, one genomic interval encodes:
- the LOC8082279 gene encoding probable calcium-binding protein CML21, producing MGAVLGRHDTHKRSFHGSKLESKMVDAMQKRALHGTSLKSFDSIIMKFPKIDESFRKCKTIFEQFDEDSNGEIDKEELKHCFQKLEISFTEEEISDLFEACDINEDMGMKFNEFIVFLCLVYLLNEPAVSEAKIKMGLGNLEATFETLVDAFVFLDKNKDGYVSKDEMIQAINETTTGERSSGRIAMKRFEEMDWDKNGMVTFKEFLFAFTRWVGIDENEDDDE from the exons ATGGGTGCTGTGCTTGGACGGCATGACACCCACAAGCGGAGTTTCCATGGTTCGAAGCTGGAGTCAAAGATGGTTGATGCTATGCAGAAGAGAGCGTTGCATGGAACTTCACTGAAATCGTTCGATAGTATTATCATGAAGTTCCCCAAAATAGACGAGAGTTTTAGAAAATGCAAGACTATCTTCGAACAATTTG ATGAAGATTCCAATGGCGAAATAGATAAAGAAGAACTGAAACATTGTTTTCAAAAGCTGGAAATCTCATTCACAGAGGAGGAGATATCTGATCTCTTTGAAGCTTGCGATATAAATGAAGATATGGGCATGAAGTTCAATGAGTTCATTGTCTTTCTGTGCCTTGTCTATCTTCTCAATGAACCAGCTGTCTCAGAAGCA AAGATAAAGATGGGACTAGGAAATCTTGAGGCAACTTTTGAGACCTTGGTTGATGCATTTGTCTTCTTGGATAAGAATAAGGATGGGTATGTGAGCAAGGATGAGATGATCCAAGCAATAAATGAGACCACAACAGGAGAGCGCTCTTCTGGGCGTATAGCCATGAAAAGATTTG AGGAAATGGACTGGGACAAGAATGGAATGGTGACATTCAAGGAATTTCTCTTTGCCTTCACTCGTTGGGTAGGGATTGATGAAAATGAGGATGACGATGAATAA
- the LOC8065088 gene encoding pentatricopeptide repeat-containing protein At3g53700, chloroplastic, whose translation MEWRRLFLPRHHSLSSGAQASFAVVAGEISALLTARRFRVSVNRAEQFIRSNAVGASGVPEMYHLLAAAGPREQCLYLSGTASVLVEASARADLPDGALLLIDLLIHTPMLPRPSAISCGHLITKLLSLGRRADARRVLETLADRKRDWAVATVWRAGRAAEAVKVFGEMADTAAAPKHSRYRYLTKNMMNDCLMKGDLEAASELQTQMVLVGLKVPKQQRRMLRMLEKFRQCPHKIPRNVLIEICIMADSVDGAIRWLHHMGNDDMAPPNAHSYNLVLAGLWKAGRGGDAVEMFDEMADMSLAPNNFTYTVMIDGHLKRLSHVLASKKNESGDLEAALVLRAQMVQDGFKPDEYTYYLLMAELCLAERLGDVTALFHEMLIQGTTLHKIVHGSLFKFLFRINEDQLLGIVEKSAKDSAAAADNGCITLLKELCRIQKVSLAEKVLRTFVGAGLVPTTEMYNILVDGYCKIKELQGAFSLCRQMESHGQLVPNEATYEALLLAVLNNMSIIYWEDVLELFEKNGVSTDALNSGSSATHGFKYRSSLIPRMFNKLVSKLF comes from the coding sequence ATGGAATGGCGCCGCCTCTTCCTCCCTCGCCACCACTCCCTCTCCTCCGGCGCCCAGGCCAGcttcgctgtcgtcgccggtgAGATCTCTGCCCTCCTCACCGCCCGACGTTTTCGGGTTTCCGTTAACCGGGCGGAGCAGTTCATACGCTCCAATGCCGTCGGGGCGTCCGGCGTCCCCGAGATGTACCACTTGTTGGCCGCCGCTGGCCCACGTGAGCAGTGCCTTTACCTCAGCGGCACGGCCTCCGTGCTGGTCGAGGCATCGGCGCGCGCGGACCTCCCCGACGGTGCGCTGCTGCTGATCGACCTGCTCATCCACACGCCCATGTTGCCGCGGCCGTCGGCGATCTCCTGCGGCCACCTCATAACGAAGCTCCTCTCCCTCGGACGCCGCGCGGATGCGCGCCGCGTGTTGGAGACCCTCGCCGATCGCAAGCGCGACTGGGCGGTCGCCACGGTTTGGAGAGCCGGGAGAGCGGCCGAGGCCGTCAAGGTGTTCGGCGAAATGGCGGACACGGCCGCGGCGCCAAAACATTCCAGGTACCGGTACCTTACCAAGAATATGATGAATGACTGCCTGATGAAGGGAGATCTGGAGGCTGCTTCAGAGTTGCAGACCCAGATGGTGCTGGTGGGCTTGAAGGTACCCAAGCAACAGCGGCGAATGCTTCGGATGCTGGAAAAATTCCGGCAGTGCCCACACAAAATCCCCCGGAATGTGCTCATTGAAATCTGCATCATGGCGGACAGCGTCGATGGTGCCATCCGTTGGCTCCATCACATGGGCAATGATGAcatggcacctcccaatgctcACTCCTACAACCTAGTACTCGCCGGGCTCTGGAAGGCTGGTAGGGGCGGCGATGCTGTTGAGATGTTCGACGAGATGGCAGACATGTCCCTGGCGCCAAATAATTTCACATATACTGTCATGATCGATGGCCACTTGAAGAGGCTGAGTCATGTTCTGGCCTCAAAGAAGAACGAGAGTGGAGATCTGGAGGCTGCGCTCGTGCTGCGGGCTCAGATGGTGCAGGATGGCTTCAAGCCAGACGAATACACTTACTATTTGCTGATGGCTGAACTCTGCTTGGCTGAACGGCTGGGAGACGTTACAGCTCTGTTCCATGAGATGCTGATACAAGGGACGACACTACACAAGATCGTTCATGGAAGCCTGTTCAAGTTCCTCTTCAGAATCAACGAAGATCAGCTACTGGGCATTGTTGAAAAATCTGCAAAGGATAGTGCTGCTGCAGCGGATAATGGTTGCATTACCTTGTTAAAGGAGCTTTGCAGGATTCAGAAAGTTTCACTCGCGGAGAAGGTGCTGCGGACATTTGTGGGAGCAGGGTTGGTCCCGACGACAGAGATGTACAACATTCTCGTTGATGGGTATTGCAAGATCAAGGAACTCCAAGGGGCATTCTCGTTGTGTCGCcagatggaatcacatggtcaGCTTGTACCTAATGAAGCCACCTACGAGGCTCTGCTGCTGGCCGTGCTCaacaacatgagcatcatctatTGGGAGGACGTTCTGGAGTTGTTTGAGAAAAATGGAGTTAGTACTGACGCACTGAACTCCGGCAGTTCGGCTACACATGGATTCAAGTATAGGTCTAGTCTGATACCTAGAATGTTTAACAAACTGGTGAGCAAGCTATTTTAG